From one Humulus lupulus chromosome 8, drHumLupu1.1, whole genome shotgun sequence genomic stretch:
- the LOC133797857 gene encoding uncharacterized protein LOC133797857 isoform X3: MHAVKGGWVGQTFALARSNESEGRKSRIRLSKKERKAMVESFIKKYQASNNGSFPSLNLTHKEVGGSFYTVREIVRDIIQENRVLGPAKLSGDGNGTDQLEEYPLGSIAIAPQYHLTQLSNGSQVMTNEYHGSNEEPNLVSDGHHAVLEDKVFDNGQVINVTIERGLSEPKDVETQGHEFMESEQNSDDQSSKEAGLVSDGNYACPGQEVVDNENVINGIPVGARHIESQEQNLSDLHASKPSEAENAEESAASRSKVTPIAADVIVETFPMRPAATTGDKISGLVGAEELEKYRDPSLESSKSSNKGTGQEIHDLNGNEVKLSSTDVTTVTLEKSQAISGAKAVNTPNGINVKYIDNRGGTTEHLKTEQELNENEVDAQQGDKPQKGSSPTLDRINLESWGGRVSKNPGKPEGNNPMWAVFKAFIDAFVKFWSE, translated from the exons ATGCATGCCGTAAAGGGTGGTTGGGTTGGGCAAACATTTGCCCTAGCTAGAAGCAATGAGTCTGAAGGAAGGAAGTCCCGAATTAGGCTTTCCAAGAAAGAGAGGAAGGCGATGGTTGAGTCCTTTATAAAGAA GTATCAAGCGTCAAACAATGGGAGTTTTCCATCACTGAATCTTACCCACAAGGAGGTTGGTGGGTCTTTCTACACAGTTCGAGAAATTGTCAGGGATATAATCCAAGAAAATAGGGTTTTAGGTCCTGCTAAGTTAAGTGGAGATGGCAATGGCACCGATCAGTTGGAAGAATACCCACTGGGTTCAATTGCTATAGCTCCTCAATATCATTTGACACAATTATCAAATGGATCTCAAGTAATGACAAATGAATACCATGGATCTAATGAAGAACCAAATTTGGTTTCTGATGGACATCATGCTGTACTTGAAGATAAGGTGTTTGACAATGGCCAAGTCATCAATGTTACTATTGAGAGAGGATTGAGTGAACCAAAAGATGTAGAGACGCAAGGGCATGAATTTATGGAATCGGAGCAGAATAGTGATGATCAATCTAGCAAGGAAGCAGGTTTAGTTTCTGATGGGAATTATGCTTGTCCTGGACAGGAGGTGGTTGACAATGAGAATGTCATCAATGGCATTCCGGTTGGTGCGAGGCATATAGAATCTCAGGAACAGAATCTATCGGATCTGCATGCTAGCAAACCTTCTGAAGCAGAGAATGCCGAAGAATCAGCAGCTTCTAGGTCTAAAGTGACACCTATAGCAGCAGATGTAATAGTTGAGACATTTCCTATGAGGCCTGCTGCTACGACAG GTGATAAAATATCTGGGTTAGTCGGTGCGGAAGAATTGGAGAAATACAGAGATCCATCATTGGAAAGCTCAAAAAGCTCTAACAAGGGTACTGGACAAGAAATTCACGATTTGAATGGCAACGAGGTTAAATTATCTAGCACTGATGTAACGACAGTAACTCTTGAGAAAAGCCAGGCAATTTCTGGAGCTAAG GCTGTAAACACTCCAAATGGCATCAATGTGAAGTATATTGACAACAGAGGTGGTACGACTGAGCATTTGAAAACTGAGCAGGAGCTGAATGAAAATGAAGTTGATGCTCAACAAGGCGACAAGCCCCAGAAAGGAAGTAGTCCAACTTTAGATAGAATTAATCT TGAATCTTGGGGAGGAAGGGTCTCAAAGAATCCTGGAAAACCAGAAGGTAACAACCCTATGTGGGCCGTTTTTAAGGCGTTTATAGATGCCTTTGTGAAGTTTTGGTCTGAATAA
- the LOC133797857 gene encoding uncharacterized protein LOC133797857 isoform X1, whose protein sequence is MHAVKGGWVGQTFALARSNESEGRKSRIRLSKKERKAMVESFIKKYQASNNGSFPSLNLTHKEVGGSFYTVREIVRDIIQENRVLGPAKLSGDGNGTDQLEEYPLGSIAIAPQYHLTQLSNGSQVMTNEYHGSNEEPNLVSDGHHAVLEDKVFDNGQVINVTIERGLSEPKDVETQGHEFMESEQNSDDQSSKEAGLVSDGNYACPGQEVVDNENVINGIPVGARHIESQEQNLSDLHASKPSEAENAEESAASRSKVTPIAADVIVETFPMRPAATTGEFDGRSNELTNVTHSFGRQDLIKVDLATDNGSSQTDRIESLKSFSLMDEEKVTNLSNDLGDKISGLVGAEELEKYRDPSLESSKSSNKGTGQEIHDLNGNEVKLSSTDVTTVTLEKSQAISGAKAVNTPNGINVKYIDNRGGTTEHLKTEQELNENEVDAQQGDKPQKGSSPTLDRINLESWGGRVSKNPGKPEGNNPMWAVFKAFIDAFVKFWSE, encoded by the exons ATGCATGCCGTAAAGGGTGGTTGGGTTGGGCAAACATTTGCCCTAGCTAGAAGCAATGAGTCTGAAGGAAGGAAGTCCCGAATTAGGCTTTCCAAGAAAGAGAGGAAGGCGATGGTTGAGTCCTTTATAAAGAA GTATCAAGCGTCAAACAATGGGAGTTTTCCATCACTGAATCTTACCCACAAGGAGGTTGGTGGGTCTTTCTACACAGTTCGAGAAATTGTCAGGGATATAATCCAAGAAAATAGGGTTTTAGGTCCTGCTAAGTTAAGTGGAGATGGCAATGGCACCGATCAGTTGGAAGAATACCCACTGGGTTCAATTGCTATAGCTCCTCAATATCATTTGACACAATTATCAAATGGATCTCAAGTAATGACAAATGAATACCATGGATCTAATGAAGAACCAAATTTGGTTTCTGATGGACATCATGCTGTACTTGAAGATAAGGTGTTTGACAATGGCCAAGTCATCAATGTTACTATTGAGAGAGGATTGAGTGAACCAAAAGATGTAGAGACGCAAGGGCATGAATTTATGGAATCGGAGCAGAATAGTGATGATCAATCTAGCAAGGAAGCAGGTTTAGTTTCTGATGGGAATTATGCTTGTCCTGGACAGGAGGTGGTTGACAATGAGAATGTCATCAATGGCATTCCGGTTGGTGCGAGGCATATAGAATCTCAGGAACAGAATCTATCGGATCTGCATGCTAGCAAACCTTCTGAAGCAGAGAATGCCGAAGAATCAGCAGCTTCTAGGTCTAAAGTGACACCTATAGCAGCAGATGTAATAGTTGAGACATTTCCTATGAGGCCTGCTGCTACGACAGGTGAGTTTGATGGAAGGTCCAATGAACTAACGAATGTAACACATTCTTTTGGTAGACAAGACCTTATAAAAGTGGATCTAGCAACTGATAATGGGAGTTCTCAGACAGATAGAATAGAGTCTTTAAAAAGTTTTAGCTTGATGGACGAGGAAAAAGTGACAAATCTTTCTAATGATTTAGGTGATAAAATATCTGGGTTAGTCGGTGCGGAAGAATTGGAGAAATACAGAGATCCATCATTGGAAAGCTCAAAAAGCTCTAACAAGGGTACTGGACAAGAAATTCACGATTTGAATGGCAACGAGGTTAAATTATCTAGCACTGATGTAACGACAGTAACTCTTGAGAAAAGCCAGGCAATTTCTGGAGCTAAG GCTGTAAACACTCCAAATGGCATCAATGTGAAGTATATTGACAACAGAGGTGGTACGACTGAGCATTTGAAAACTGAGCAGGAGCTGAATGAAAATGAAGTTGATGCTCAACAAGGCGACAAGCCCCAGAAAGGAAGTAGTCCAACTTTAGATAGAATTAATCT TGAATCTTGGGGAGGAAGGGTCTCAAAGAATCCTGGAAAACCAGAAGGTAACAACCCTATGTGGGCCGTTTTTAAGGCGTTTATAGATGCCTTTGTGAAGTTTTGGTCTGAATAA
- the LOC133797857 gene encoding uncharacterized protein LOC133797857 isoform X2 produces the protein MHAVKGGWVGQTFALARSNESEGRKSRIRLSKKERKAMVESFIKKYQASNNGSFPSLNLTHKEVGGSFYTVREIVRDIIQENRVLGPAKLSGDGNGTDQLEEYPLGSIAIAPQYHLTQLSNGSQVMTNEYHGSNEEPNLVSDGHHAVLEDKVFDNGQVINVTIERGLSEPKDVETQGHEFMESEQNSDDQSSKEAGLVSDGNYACPGQEVVDNENVINGIPVGARHIESQEQNLSDLHASKPSEAENAEESAASRSKVTPIAADVIVETFPMRPAATTGEFDGRSNELTNVTHSFGRQDLIKVDLATDNGSSQTDRIESLKSFSLMDEEKVTNLSNDLGDKISGLVGAEELEKYRDPSLESSKSSNKGTGQEIHDLNGNEVKLSSTDVTTVTLEKSQAISGAKYIDNRGGTTEHLKTEQELNENEVDAQQGDKPQKGSSPTLDRINLESWGGRVSKNPGKPEGNNPMWAVFKAFIDAFVKFWSE, from the exons ATGCATGCCGTAAAGGGTGGTTGGGTTGGGCAAACATTTGCCCTAGCTAGAAGCAATGAGTCTGAAGGAAGGAAGTCCCGAATTAGGCTTTCCAAGAAAGAGAGGAAGGCGATGGTTGAGTCCTTTATAAAGAA GTATCAAGCGTCAAACAATGGGAGTTTTCCATCACTGAATCTTACCCACAAGGAGGTTGGTGGGTCTTTCTACACAGTTCGAGAAATTGTCAGGGATATAATCCAAGAAAATAGGGTTTTAGGTCCTGCTAAGTTAAGTGGAGATGGCAATGGCACCGATCAGTTGGAAGAATACCCACTGGGTTCAATTGCTATAGCTCCTCAATATCATTTGACACAATTATCAAATGGATCTCAAGTAATGACAAATGAATACCATGGATCTAATGAAGAACCAAATTTGGTTTCTGATGGACATCATGCTGTACTTGAAGATAAGGTGTTTGACAATGGCCAAGTCATCAATGTTACTATTGAGAGAGGATTGAGTGAACCAAAAGATGTAGAGACGCAAGGGCATGAATTTATGGAATCGGAGCAGAATAGTGATGATCAATCTAGCAAGGAAGCAGGTTTAGTTTCTGATGGGAATTATGCTTGTCCTGGACAGGAGGTGGTTGACAATGAGAATGTCATCAATGGCATTCCGGTTGGTGCGAGGCATATAGAATCTCAGGAACAGAATCTATCGGATCTGCATGCTAGCAAACCTTCTGAAGCAGAGAATGCCGAAGAATCAGCAGCTTCTAGGTCTAAAGTGACACCTATAGCAGCAGATGTAATAGTTGAGACATTTCCTATGAGGCCTGCTGCTACGACAGGTGAGTTTGATGGAAGGTCCAATGAACTAACGAATGTAACACATTCTTTTGGTAGACAAGACCTTATAAAAGTGGATCTAGCAACTGATAATGGGAGTTCTCAGACAGATAGAATAGAGTCTTTAAAAAGTTTTAGCTTGATGGACGAGGAAAAAGTGACAAATCTTTCTAATGATTTAGGTGATAAAATATCTGGGTTAGTCGGTGCGGAAGAATTGGAGAAATACAGAGATCCATCATTGGAAAGCTCAAAAAGCTCTAACAAGGGTACTGGACAAGAAATTCACGATTTGAATGGCAACGAGGTTAAATTATCTAGCACTGATGTAACGACAGTAACTCTTGAGAAAAGCCAGGCAATTTCTGGAGCTAAG TATATTGACAACAGAGGTGGTACGACTGAGCATTTGAAAACTGAGCAGGAGCTGAATGAAAATGAAGTTGATGCTCAACAAGGCGACAAGCCCCAGAAAGGAAGTAGTCCAACTTTAGATAGAATTAATCT TGAATCTTGGGGAGGAAGGGTCTCAAAGAATCCTGGAAAACCAGAAGGTAACAACCCTATGTGGGCCGTTTTTAAGGCGTTTATAGATGCCTTTGTGAAGTTTTGGTCTGAATAA